From the Lysobacterales bacterium genome, one window contains:
- the phoU gene encoding phosphate signaling complex protein PhoU: MPNEHIVKSYDAELARLTEEIARMGDLSCAQLRAAAKALDARDIDAARAVMAADAEIDTLEHEVSHDVIRLLALRQPMARDLREVMAALRISADIERIGDYAKNVAKRTLALKDAPQIAATRALASLAQLAQELVAETLVAYRERNAERAMKVRARDAELDAEYTQLFRSLLTYMMEDARNISACTHLLFAAKNIERIGDHATNIAEYVWFIENGEREMPEREKRDTTIDAR; this comes from the coding sequence ATGCCGAACGAACATATCGTCAAGAGCTACGACGCCGAACTGGCGCGCCTGACCGAAGAGATTGCGCGCATGGGCGATCTGTCCTGCGCCCAATTGCGCGCGGCGGCGAAGGCGCTGGATGCGCGCGACATCGACGCGGCGCGCGCGGTGATGGCCGCGGATGCGGAGATCGATACGCTCGAACACGAAGTCAGCCACGACGTGATCCGGCTGCTCGCGCTGCGCCAGCCGATGGCGCGTGACTTGCGCGAGGTGATGGCGGCTTTGCGCATCAGCGCCGACATCGAACGCATCGGCGACTATGCCAAGAATGTCGCCAAGCGGACCCTGGCGCTCAAGGATGCGCCGCAGATCGCGGCAACGCGCGCGCTCGCGTCGTTGGCGCAGCTCGCACAGGAATTGGTCGCGGAGACGCTCGTTGCCTATCGCGAACGCAATGCCGAGCGCGCGATGAAGGTGCGTGCCCGCGACGCCGAACTCGATGCCGAATACACCCAGCTGTTCCGCTCGCTGCTCACCTACATGATGGAAGACGCCCGCAACATCAGCGCCTGTACCCACCTGCTGTTCGCCGCGAAAAACATCGAACGCATCGGCGACCACGCCACCAACATCGCCGAATACGTCTGGTTCATCGAAAACGGCGAACGCGAAATGCCCGAACGCGAGAAGCGCGACACGACCATCGACGCGCGGTGA
- a CDS encoding serine/threonine protein kinase, whose translation MSDTAVAFAAARDQFHRLVDLDAESRARELVRLEAADAELANSVRALFAGFDEQDLAPAAASGTPDRLGPFRVLHLLGRGGMGEVYAGARDDGAFEQRVALKLIRAGYAGLGLDGRFHRERQILARLNHPRIARLIDGGLSASGQSWLAMEYVDGVDLAAWVTRARPGLRRRIALFLRICDAVAFAHRALIVHRDLKPANVLVDADDEPKLLDFGIAKLVEDDTEAQTRTVAAGLTLRYAAPEQVLGDRTTTATDVYALGVVLFELIARRSPYRAADMAEAPWRDAVLRGDVHALGDVLGDAALDAIDSRLAARELAPVVRKAMALSPAERYSGVAALADDLQDWLDGRSFRSGIGTMSARMRMQLRRWRWPLLTATSAAVALAIGGVAALQQAARAREEAAVAEANMQGMLDVLGELEVMDYTEPDPPLSRALVAAGERLQREHAEEPAYLWRALGALGRTLYNRHRPDLAAPLLRATEDALARDTDATPRQRFDFAVMRYTADAPTAVADIAAQAARIAELAARTDAENRLSEIATSAYGLSLYGKSAAALALVRAVDTAPAQVAAASRAVSDDYFVRRGDIEWRAGEVDAARASYARVDGRDPHTATVDAVQVLRMQALLALDAGDVVMAQESAAAAQRRAEGQTLRPGDAERLLLTRVHVALAGDDVATAQSLLDPVLQRFATMPDARHVRADRRSAAWLQAVILARQGHCVLAHPALDEANASLAGSVSLPAVQSEAKWASEAVAAQCPDDEANQGDAVARPSSARAAATSSLRR comes from the coding sequence ATGTCCGATACCGCTGTCGCCTTTGCCGCCGCCCGCGATCAGTTCCATCGTCTGGTGGATCTGGATGCCGAGTCGCGCGCGCGTGAACTGGTGCGACTGGAGGCGGCCGATGCCGAACTGGCCAATTCGGTGCGCGCATTGTTCGCCGGCTTCGACGAACAGGATCTCGCGCCCGCAGCGGCCTCGGGAACGCCGGATCGTCTTGGGCCGTTCCGGGTCCTGCATCTGCTCGGCCGGGGCGGCATGGGCGAGGTTTATGCCGGTGCGCGCGATGATGGCGCGTTCGAACAGCGGGTGGCGCTGAAGCTGATCCGCGCCGGATATGCCGGTCTGGGGCTCGACGGGCGCTTCCATCGCGAACGCCAGATCCTGGCGCGGCTCAATCATCCGCGCATCGCCCGCCTGATCGACGGCGGCCTGTCGGCCAGCGGCCAATCGTGGCTGGCGATGGAATACGTCGATGGCGTGGATCTCGCGGCTTGGGTGACTCGGGCACGTCCCGGTCTGCGTCGCCGTATCGCATTGTTCCTGCGCATCTGCGATGCCGTCGCCTTTGCGCATCGTGCCCTGATCGTGCATCGCGACCTCAAACCGGCGAACGTGCTCGTCGATGCCGACGACGAGCCCAAGCTGCTTGATTTCGGCATTGCGAAACTGGTGGAGGACGATACCGAGGCACAGACGCGAACCGTCGCGGCCGGCCTGACCCTGCGTTACGCCGCGCCGGAGCAAGTGCTCGGCGACCGCACCACGACGGCGACCGACGTCTATGCGCTCGGTGTCGTGCTGTTCGAACTGATCGCGCGGCGTTCGCCCTATCGCGCCGCCGACATGGCGGAAGCGCCGTGGCGCGACGCCGTCCTGCGCGGGGACGTGCATGCACTCGGCGATGTGCTGGGCGACGCGGCCCTTGATGCGATCGATTCGCGCCTCGCTGCCCGCGAACTTGCACCGGTCGTGCGCAAGGCGATGGCCTTGTCGCCCGCGGAACGCTACAGCGGCGTTGCGGCCTTGGCGGACGACTTGCAGGACTGGCTCGACGGGCGTTCGTTCCGCAGTGGCATCGGCACGATGTCGGCACGAATGCGGATGCAATTGCGACGCTGGCGCTGGCCATTGCTGACAGCGACATCGGCCGCCGTGGCGCTGGCCATCGGTGGTGTCGCGGCATTGCAGCAGGCGGCGCGTGCGCGCGAAGAGGCGGCGGTCGCCGAAGCCAATATGCAGGGCATGCTCGACGTGCTCGGCGAACTCGAAGTGATGGACTACACCGAGCCGGATCCGCCACTGTCGAGGGCATTGGTAGCGGCCGGCGAACGCCTGCAACGCGAGCATGCCGAAGAGCCGGCCTATCTCTGGCGTGCGCTCGGTGCGCTGGGTCGCACGCTCTACAACCGTCATCGCCCGGATCTCGCGGCGCCACTGCTGCGCGCCACCGAAGATGCCCTGGCGCGCGACACCGACGCGACGCCGCGGCAGCGTTTCGACTTCGCGGTCATGCGTTACACCGCCGACGCGCCGACGGCCGTTGCGGACATCGCGGCGCAAGCGGCACGGATTGCGGAACTCGCAGCGCGCACCGACGCCGAGAACCGGCTCAGCGAAATCGCGACCAGTGCCTACGGGCTGTCCCTGTATGGCAAGAGTGCCGCAGCGCTGGCGCTGGTGCGTGCCGTTGATACCGCGCCGGCGCAGGTCGCTGCGGCCAGTCGTGCCGTAAGCGACGACTATTTCGTGCGTCGCGGCGACATCGAGTGGCGCGCCGGCGAAGTCGATGCGGCGCGGGCGAGTTACGCACGTGTCGACGGACGGGATCCGCACACGGCGACGGTCGATGCGGTGCAGGTGCTGCGCATGCAGGCGCTGCTGGCACTCGACGCGGGTGATGTCGTGATGGCGCAGGAATCCGCTGCTGCAGCGCAACGTCGCGCGGAAGGCCAGACCTTGCGCCCGGGTGATGCCGAACGTCTGCTGTTGACGCGAGTGCATGTCGCGTTGGCCGGCGACGATGTCGCGACTGCGCAGTCATTGCTCGATCCGGTGCTGCAGCGGTTTGCGACGATGCCGGACGCGCGCCATGTTCGCGCCGACCGACGCAGCGCTGCATGGCTGCAGGCGGTCATCCTCGCGCGCCAAGGTCATTGCGTGCTGGCGCATCCCGCGCTGGACGAAGCCAACGCATCGCTGGCCGGGTCGGTCTCGCTGCCGGCCGTGCAGTCGGAGGCCAAGTGGGCGAGCGAGGCGGTTGCCGCGCAATGCCCGGACGACGAAGCCAATCAGGGCGACGCAGTCGCCCGTCCGAGTTCCGCGCGCGCGGCTGCGACGTCGAGCTTGCGCAGATAA
- a CDS encoding PhoH family protein, which translates to MTKRLQSREFALASDDHERLANLAGPVEAHLRQIESRLGIEIAHRGAIFRISGSMAATRRGETVIRALFDATEATAVGEHDVHLALSEVGADRIAERDAPEAQVVSIKVKRGHIRGRGANQQRYLHAVARHDICFGIGPAGTGKTYLAVASAVDALENNRVQRVILTRPAVEAGEKLGFLPGDLSQKVDPYLRPLYDALYEMLGFDRVAKLIERNVIEIAPLAYMRGRTLNDAFVILDEAQNTTVEQMKMFLTRIGFGSVAVITGDVTQIDLPKHVTSGLRHAMEVLRKVDGISFTLFEARDIVRHPIVQRIVMAYEKAEAAAKQDKT; encoded by the coding sequence ATGACGAAACGACTTCAATCGCGCGAGTTCGCACTCGCCTCGGACGACCACGAACGCCTCGCCAACCTTGCCGGTCCGGTCGAGGCGCACCTGCGCCAGATCGAATCACGACTCGGCATCGAGATCGCCCATCGCGGCGCGATTTTCCGGATCAGCGGCAGCATGGCCGCGACCCGGCGCGGCGAGACGGTGATCCGTGCCCTGTTCGATGCGACCGAGGCCACGGCCGTCGGCGAACACGATGTGCATCTCGCGCTGAGCGAAGTCGGTGCCGACCGCATCGCCGAACGCGACGCGCCCGAGGCACAGGTCGTCAGCATCAAGGTCAAACGTGGCCATATCCGCGGCCGCGGCGCCAACCAGCAGCGCTATCTGCACGCGGTCGCCCGCCATGACATCTGCTTCGGCATCGGCCCGGCCGGAACCGGCAAGACTTATCTCGCGGTGGCGAGCGCAGTCGATGCACTCGAGAACAACCGCGTGCAGCGGGTGATCCTGACCCGCCCGGCGGTCGAGGCGGGCGAGAAGCTCGGATTCCTTCCGGGCGACTTGTCCCAGAAAGTCGATCCTTATCTGCGCCCGCTGTATGACGCGCTCTACGAAATGCTCGGCTTCGACCGCGTCGCCAAACTCATCGAACGCAATGTCATCGAGATCGCACCGCTCGCCTACATGCGCGGGCGCACGCTGAACGACGCCTTCGTGATCCTGGACGAGGCGCAGAACACCACGGTCGAGCAGATGAAGATGTTTCTCACCCGCATCGGCTTCGGCTCGGTCGCCGTCATCACCGGCGACGTAACGCAGATCGACCTGCCCAAGCACGTGACCTCGGGCCTGCGTCACGCGATGGAAGTGCTGCGCAAGGTCGACGGCATCAGCTTCACCCTGTTCGAAGCCCGCGACATCGTGCGTCATCCGATCGTGCAGCGCATCGTCATGGCCTACGAAAAGGCCGAGGCCGCCGCGAAGCAGGACAAGACGTGA
- a CDS encoding sigma-70 family RNA polymerase sigma factor, whose protein sequence is MNSGDVTELVQRWRDGDGDALSSLLPLVYVDLRRIAAQQLRSNIGHDTLQPTALVNDLFVRLLGAQRIDITDRKHFFTTAAKLMRQVLVDRARAKSRDKRGGDWQRVDLVEAAALPIDADTDLPALDDALRKLAVLDARVAEVVELRCFGGLEVSEVAALLGLDERTVYRDWAMARAWLRQQLSS, encoded by the coding sequence ATGAATTCTGGTGACGTGACCGAGTTGGTGCAGCGTTGGCGCGACGGCGACGGCGACGCGTTGTCATCGTTGTTGCCGCTGGTGTACGTGGATCTGCGCCGTATCGCGGCACAGCAACTGCGTTCGAACATCGGCCACGACACCCTGCAACCGACGGCACTCGTCAACGACCTGTTCGTGCGCCTGCTCGGCGCGCAGCGCATCGACATCACCGACCGCAAGCACTTCTTCACGACTGCGGCCAAGCTGATGCGTCAGGTGCTGGTCGATCGCGCCCGCGCAAAGTCCCGCGACAAGCGCGGCGGCGATTGGCAACGTGTGGACCTCGTCGAGGCCGCGGCCTTGCCGATCGATGCCGATACCGACCTGCCGGCGCTCGACGACGCACTGCGCAAGCTCGCCGTGCTCGACGCGCGGGTGGCCGAAGTGGTGGAGCTGCGCTGTTTCGGCGGGCTGGAAGTCAGCGAGGTCGCGGCTTTGCTCGGGCTGGACGAACGAACCGTCTATCGGGACTGGGCGATGGCGCGCGCCTGGTTGCGCCAGCAACTGTCGTCGTGA
- a CDS encoding methyltransferase domain-containing protein — protein MAVTRRLHVGGKQRAPGWEILNAVPAPEVDHIGDARDLSRFGDATFGEIYASHVVEHFDYKNELAQALREWHRVLVPGGRVLISVPDIDVLSTLIVDRAACSMEERFLLMRMMFGGHVDAFDHHQVGFNDEILAWFLGATGFSGMRRVERLGVFADTSETLFRGVPISINMIADKSVPTWPGFGVSAVPGTDELECICGSRELFVACHGQRRR, from the coding sequence ATGGCGGTCACGAGACGTTTGCATGTCGGCGGGAAACAGCGTGCGCCGGGTTGGGAGATCCTCAATGCGGTGCCGGCGCCGGAGGTGGATCACATCGGCGACGCCCGCGACCTGTCGCGGTTCGGCGACGCGACCTTTGGCGAAATCTACGCTTCGCACGTGGTCGAGCACTTCGACTACAAGAACGAACTGGCCCAGGCCCTGAGGGAATGGCATCGGGTGCTGGTGCCGGGTGGGCGCGTGCTGATCAGCGTGCCGGACATCGATGTGCTGTCGACGCTGATCGTCGATCGCGCCGCCTGCTCGATGGAGGAACGCTTCCTGCTGATGCGGATGATGTTCGGTGGGCATGTCGACGCCTTTGACCATCACCAGGTCGGTTTCAACGACGAGATTCTCGCGTGGTTCCTCGGCGCAACCGGATTCAGCGGGATGCGTCGGGTCGAGCGGCTGGGGGTGTTCGCCGACACCAGCGAAACCTTGTTCCGGGGCGTGCCGATCAGCATCAACATGATCGCCGACAAGTCGGTGCCGACATGGCCCGGATTCGGCGTATCGGCGGTGCCTGGAACGGACGAACTGGAATGCATCTGCGGCAGCCGCGAACTGTTCGTTGCCTGCCATGGCCAGCGGCGCCGCTGA
- a CDS encoding tyrosine-protein phosphatase: MIRTALAAALLVVAAATSARPHEWAQPIESPALPNLHRVSATIYRSAQPRDGAQDALSGLGIKSVISLRWSADDAKLLPDAQRIHAPIESWDVDHDEVMRALKALIDPENQPVLLHCRHGADRTGTVIAAYRMIVEDWSAEDAIEEMREGGYNYHAVWTNMIRYLRKLDVAAARAELGRATASP; this comes from the coding sequence ATGATCCGCACCGCACTTGCCGCGGCCCTTCTGGTCGTCGCCGCGGCGACGTCGGCACGCCCGCACGAGTGGGCGCAGCCGATCGAGAGCCCCGCGCTGCCAAACCTGCATCGCGTATCGGCAACGATCTATCGCAGCGCCCAGCCGCGCGATGGTGCGCAGGATGCGCTCTCGGGACTCGGCATCAAGTCGGTGATTTCACTGCGCTGGTCGGCCGATGACGCCAAGCTGCTGCCGGATGCCCAGCGCATCCACGCACCGATCGAGAGCTGGGATGTCGATCACGACGAAGTGATGCGGGCGTTGAAGGCGCTGATCGACCCCGAGAACCAGCCCGTGCTGCTGCACTGCCGCCATGGTGCCGACCGAACCGGCACGGTGATCGCCGCCTATCGCATGATCGTCGAGGACTGGTCGGCCGAAGACGCGATCGAAGAAATGCGCGAGGGCGGCTACAACTACCACGCGGTGTGGACGAACATGATCCGTTATCTGCGCAAGCTCGACGTCGCAGCCGCGCGCGCGGAACTCGGACGGGCGACTGCGTCGCCCTGA
- the ybeY gene encoding rRNA maturation RNase YbeY, whose protein sequence is MSAPLTLHIRSDVGWKGLPAARSFRQWIELALKGANRRRAAEVNVLITDADTGRALNRDFRGKDYATNVLSFPTDLPPEVKSPLIGDLAICAPVVSREAEEQGKRLRDHYAHMVIHGTLHLLGHDHVDDHDAERMEALETRLLAALGIADPYAAID, encoded by the coding sequence GTGAGTGCGCCTTTGACCCTGCATATCCGCAGCGACGTCGGCTGGAAAGGCCTTCCCGCAGCGCGCTCGTTCCGGCAGTGGATCGAACTCGCGTTGAAGGGCGCGAATCGCCGCCGCGCCGCCGAGGTCAACGTGCTGATCACCGACGCCGACACCGGTCGTGCGCTGAATCGTGATTTCCGCGGCAAGGACTACGCGACCAATGTCCTGTCCTTCCCGACCGACTTGCCGCCCGAAGTGAAGTCGCCGCTGATCGGCGATCTTGCAATCTGCGCACCGGTGGTCTCGCGCGAAGCCGAGGAACAGGGCAAGCGTCTGCGCGACCATTACGCGCACATGGTCATCCATGGCACGCTGCACTTGTTGGGCCATGACCATGTCGACGACCATGACGCCGAGCGAATGGAGGCGCTGGAGACCCGACTTCTGGCCGCGCTCGGCATTGCCGATCCCTACGCCGCCATCGACTGA
- a CDS encoding M23 family metallopeptidase translates to MRLLFSALAAMLPTLGLADTLSRDPVVITTTPVLIERMPDGQHLNFDLTVANGSEEAIDIDRIELSVFNRDGALVLRRFVDGNGVRPSIGIIGERRIAPGQRLNVFNPFDTLAAELPVSMLRYDFELSNPDGSRSLRASVQASPRDYRNHAAYHTPLAGRFINYDGHDALGHHRRFDVEFAPIKAMGFKTNAMRYSYDFVPVDATGDMYRGEFGDNTAWFGFGAAVRAIGDGTVVAVENAQADNRQFDQSKLAEDKRVLFGNYVIIDHGGGEFGVYAHARQGSVTVKPGDRVRRDQTIAAIGASGSAFFPHLHFQLQDGPTLDAEGLPSYFQRFERVLGKHRVTRKQASIDTGEIVLAD, encoded by the coding sequence ATGCGCCTCCTGTTCTCCGCCCTCGCGGCGATGCTCCCGACCCTCGGCCTCGCTGACACGCTGTCCCGCGACCCTGTCGTCATCACGACGACACCGGTTCTGATCGAACGCATGCCCGACGGGCAGCATCTCAACTTCGACCTGACCGTCGCCAACGGCAGCGAAGAAGCGATCGACATCGACCGCATCGAGTTGAGCGTCTTCAACCGCGATGGCGCGCTGGTGCTGCGCCGCTTCGTCGACGGCAATGGCGTGCGCCCGAGCATCGGCATCATCGGCGAACGTCGCATCGCGCCCGGGCAGCGTTTGAACGTGTTCAATCCCTTCGACACGCTGGCTGCGGAGCTTCCGGTCAGCATGTTGCGCTACGACTTCGAACTGTCGAATCCGGACGGCAGCCGCAGCCTGCGCGCCTCCGTACAGGCGAGCCCGCGCGACTATCGCAACCACGCCGCCTACCACACCCCGCTGGCAGGACGCTTCATCAACTACGATGGCCATGATGCGCTCGGCCATCATCGCCGCTTCGATGTCGAGTTCGCACCGATCAAGGCCATGGGCTTCAAGACCAATGCGATGCGCTACAGCTACGACTTCGTGCCGGTGGACGCAACAGGCGACATGTATCGCGGCGAATTCGGCGACAACACTGCCTGGTTCGGCTTCGGGGCCGCGGTCCGCGCGATCGGCGACGGCACTGTTGTCGCCGTCGAGAACGCGCAAGCGGACAACCGCCAGTTCGACCAGAGCAAGCTCGCCGAGGACAAGAGAGTGCTGTTCGGCAACTACGTGATCATCGATCATGGCGGTGGCGAATTCGGCGTCTACGCCCACGCCAGGCAAGGCAGCGTGACAGTGAAACCCGGCGACCGCGTGCGTCGTGACCAGACCATCGCAGCGATCGGTGCTTCCGGCAGTGCGTTCTTCCCGCACCTGCATTTCCAGTTGCAGGACGGACCCACGCTGGACGCCGAGGGCCTGCCGTCCTACTTCCAGCGCTTCGAGCGCGTCCTCGGCAAGCACCGCGTGACGCGCAAGCAAGCCAGCATCGATACCGGCGAGATCGTGCTCGCCGACTGA
- the miaB gene encoding tRNA (N6-isopentenyl adenosine(37)-C2)-methylthiotransferase MiaB produces the protein MSGKLFIKTHGCQMNEYDSTKMADVLAASHGLEVTDNEAEADVILINTCSIRERAQEKVFSQLGRWRELKKARGGNVIIGVGGCVASQEGEAIIDRAPYVDLVFGPQTLHRLPEMIEANRTSSRPQVDISFPEIEKFDHLPPPRKDGPTAFVSIMEGCSKYCAFCVVPYTRGEEVSRRFDDVMTEVRALEQLGVREVNLLGQNVNAYRGEMDDGDVADLAFLIEAIAALPGIGRIRFTTSHPMEFTDRLVDAYANVPKLANYLHLPVQSGSDRVLAAMKRGYTVLEFKARIRKLRAVRPDISVSTDIIVGFPGETEKDFAATLKLCEDIGFDQSFSFVYSRRPGTPAANLADDTPEALKLERLQQLQAAITANSTKISESMVGSVQRVLVECVSKRSPNDLTGRTENMRNVNFPAPKALIGQFVDVVITEVRTNSLRGRLVAATEAAA, from the coding sequence ATGTCCGGCAAGCTGTTCATCAAGACCCATGGTTGCCAGATGAACGAGTACGACTCGACCAAGATGGCCGACGTGCTCGCGGCTTCGCATGGCCTGGAAGTGACCGACAACGAGGCCGAAGCCGACGTCATCCTGATCAACACCTGCTCGATCCGCGAGCGGGCGCAGGAGAAAGTGTTCAGCCAGCTTGGCCGCTGGCGCGAACTCAAGAAGGCCCGCGGCGGGAATGTGATCATTGGTGTCGGCGGCTGCGTCGCCTCCCAGGAAGGCGAAGCGATCATCGACCGCGCGCCCTATGTCGACCTGGTGTTCGGTCCGCAGACCCTGCACCGCTTGCCGGAGATGATCGAGGCGAATCGGACGTCGAGCCGGCCGCAAGTCGACATCTCGTTTCCGGAGATCGAAAAGTTCGATCACTTGCCGCCGCCGCGCAAGGACGGCCCGACCGCCTTCGTGTCGATCATGGAAGGTTGCTCGAAATACTGCGCCTTCTGCGTCGTGCCCTATACCCGCGGCGAAGAAGTGTCGCGTCGCTTCGACGATGTCATGACCGAGGTCCGCGCCCTCGAACAGCTGGGCGTGCGCGAGGTCAACCTGCTCGGCCAGAACGTCAATGCCTACCGCGGCGAGATGGACGACGGCGATGTCGCCGATCTCGCCTTCCTGATCGAAGCCATCGCGGCCCTGCCCGGCATCGGCCGCATCCGCTTCACGACCTCGCACCCGATGGAATTCACCGATCGCCTGGTCGATGCCTATGCCAACGTGCCGAAGCTCGCGAACTACCTGCATCTGCCGGTGCAGTCGGGCTCCGACCGCGTCCTAGCGGCGATGAAGCGCGGCTACACCGTGCTGGAGTTCAAGGCACGCATCCGCAAGCTCCGCGCGGTGCGCCCCGACATCTCGGTCAGCACCGACATCATTGTCGGATTTCCGGGCGAGACCGAAAAAGACTTTGCCGCAACCTTGAAGCTGTGCGAGGACATCGGGTTCGACCAGAGCTTCAGCTTCGTCTACTCGCGCCGTCCCGGCACACCGGCCGCGAATCTCGCCGACGACACCCCGGAGGCGCTGAAGCTCGAGCGCCTGCAACAGTTGCAGGCCGCAATCACGGCCAACTCGACGAAGATCAGCGAATCCATGGTCGGAAGCGTCCAGCGCGTGCTGGTGGAGTGCGTCAGCAAGAGGAGCCCGAACGATTTGACCGGCCGTACCGAAAACATGCGCAACGTGAACTTCCCGGCGCCCAAAGCGTTGATCGGACAATTCGTCGATGTGGTGATCACCGAGGTGCGCACGAACTCCTTGCGCGGCCGGCTCGTCGCAGCAACCGAGGCGGCCGCATGA
- a CDS encoding lytic transglycosylase domain-containing protein, which translates to MGLDEQLAGHRDNLGIEKAAQFMSSGLDIVGCQGARTGKSRANSRNFHGARLVRSPFPKCSAGVFCLRPTRFLPLLLLIPLAATAGDVRVFKDKSGVINIVSTNSRLPGTGERYYKRVDARGTVHFTSKPPMSGGYSVVFVDACPACDIHSTVNWNATRLNTTAYADEIAAAAADYGVDASLVRALIHAESAFNPNARSNKGAQGLMQLMPATAGMYGVSNAYDAGQNIKAGVEHLAGLLDRYDGDIKLAAAAYNAGEGAVKKYGGVPPYAETRVYVDRVEILMKRYQQALATAGVGASS; encoded by the coding sequence ATGGGTCTTGATGAACAGCTTGCCGGACATCGGGACAACCTCGGGATCGAAAAAGCCGCGCAGTTTATGTCTTCCGGGTTGGATATTGTAGGCTGTCAAGGCGCCCGCACTGGCAAATCGCGGGCGAATTCGCGAAACTTTCACGGCGCCCGGCTGGTCCGATCGCCGTTCCCGAAGTGTTCTGCCGGAGTGTTCTGCTTGCGTCCGACCCGTTTCCTGCCCCTGCTGCTCCTCATCCCGCTCGCCGCGACTGCGGGGGACGTGCGCGTGTTCAAGGACAAGAGCGGTGTCATCAATATTGTCAGCACGAACAGCCGTCTTCCCGGCACCGGCGAGCGCTATTACAAGCGCGTCGATGCCAGAGGCACCGTGCATTTCACCTCGAAACCGCCGATGTCCGGGGGCTACTCGGTGGTCTTCGTCGATGCCTGCCCGGCGTGCGACATCCACTCGACCGTGAACTGGAACGCGACACGCTTGAACACGACGGCTTACGCGGATGAAATCGCGGCGGCGGCGGCCGATTACGGGGTCGATGCGTCGCTGGTGCGGGCCCTGATTCATGCCGAGTCGGCGTTCAATCCGAATGCGCGCTCGAACAAGGGTGCGCAGGGACTGATGCAGTTGATGCCGGCGACCGCCGGCATGTACGGCGTGAGCAACGCCTACGATGCCGGACAGAACATCAAGGCCGGCGTCGAACACCTCGCCGGATTGCTCGACCGTTATGACGGCGACATCAAGCTCGCCGCGGCTGCTTACAACGCCGGCGAAGGCGCAGTGAAGAAGTACGGCGGCGTGCCGCCCTATGCCGAGACGCGCGTCTACGTCGATCGCGTCGAGATCCTGATGAAGCGGTACCAGCAGGCGCTCGCAACCGCCGGGGTCGGGGCTTCGTCCTGA
- a CDS encoding GNAT family N-acetyltransferase: MHHEHPHADLDLARKLERTEGLACAAIVQSRARRSPTSTSCWHDFGGTCAMFDGAGSPMTQAFGFGVFDDPQGHELDAIQAFFHGHSTKSVLEISPLAGIATTNALQQRDYRIIEMSSVLCRPSAGGVSRAPTMASRLGVRVIDVRETEVWAGVAASGWGSESGDIAHFIHELGRAIVPAERMVSFLAELDGEPVASASLFIGDGMALLAGASTVPKARNQGAQTALLAARLDYAASHHCPLSMMATEPGSASQRNGERQGFRIAYTRMKWRES; encoded by the coding sequence ATGCATCACGAACACCCGCACGCCGATCTAGATCTCGCCCGCAAACTTGAACGCACCGAAGGCCTGGCCTGTGCCGCAATCGTGCAATCGCGGGCACGACGGAGCCCCACGTCGACCTCGTGCTGGCATGACTTCGGCGGCACCTGCGCGATGTTCGACGGCGCGGGCTCGCCGATGACGCAGGCCTTCGGTTTCGGCGTGTTCGATGATCCGCAGGGCCATGAACTCGATGCGATCCAGGCCTTCTTCCATGGTCATTCGACCAAGTCCGTGCTGGAGATTTCACCGCTGGCGGGGATCGCCACGACGAACGCCTTGCAGCAACGCGACTACCGCATCATCGAGATGAGTTCGGTCCTGTGTCGACCTTCTGCGGGCGGCGTGTCACGGGCACCGACAATGGCGTCGCGCCTGGGCGTACGCGTGATCGACGTACGCGAAACCGAGGTCTGGGCCGGTGTTGCAGCGTCCGGATGGGGCAGCGAATCCGGCGACATCGCACACTTCATCCACGAACTGGGCCGCGCCATCGTACCCGCCGAACGCATGGTCAGTTTCCTCGCCGAACTCGATGGCGAACCGGTCGCCAGTGCCTCGTTGTTCATCGGCGACGGCATGGCCTTGCTTGCTGGCGCCAGCACCGTCCCCAAGGCACGCAACCAGGGGGCACAGACTGCTCTCCTCGCCGCCCGCCTCGATTACGCCGCTTCGCACCACTGTCCGCTCAGCATGATGGCCACCGAACCCGGCAGCGCCTCGCAACGCAACGGCGAACGCCAAGGCTTCCGTATCGCTTATACGCGCATGAAGTGGCGGGAAAGCTGA